A part of Myxococcus landrumus genomic DNA contains:
- a CDS encoding GNAT family N-acetyltransferase: MRERQLIPMDVAGAEVSGAVRMLLEEPDIEEVFGWWRPESGGRPPGRWSAAEGTRLFAVAERGVGIIGLAALTNIRREEQYGRVSCAILGEHRQNGAGHWSMTELIRRGVRLDGLRRLETCVRVGNASSRSLLESLGFRPLDVPGFPTENAPSGSYVYLRLDLPAATPGYYPRGVSRQLCA, translated from the coding sequence ATGCGTGAGCGACAGCTCATTCCAATGGATGTGGCCGGTGCGGAGGTTTCGGGGGCCGTGCGGATGTTGCTCGAAGAGCCGGATATCGAAGAGGTCTTCGGGTGGTGGAGGCCCGAGTCGGGGGGCCGGCCTCCTGGGCGATGGAGCGCGGCGGAGGGGACGCGGTTGTTCGCGGTGGCGGAGCGCGGGGTGGGCATCATCGGGCTCGCGGCGCTGACGAACATTCGCAGGGAGGAGCAGTACGGCCGGGTGAGCTGCGCCATTCTGGGGGAGCATCGCCAGAATGGTGCAGGTCACTGGTCCATGACGGAGCTCATCCGCCGGGGTGTGCGATTGGATGGGCTGCGGCGCCTGGAGACGTGTGTGCGCGTGGGCAACGCGTCCTCGCGCTCGCTGCTGGAGTCGCTGGGCTTCCGTCCGCTGGACGTGCCAGGGTTTCCGACGGAGAACGCGCCGAGCGGCAGCTATGTCTATCTCCGGTTGGACCTGCCCGCGGCGACGCCGGGGTACTACCCGCGCGGGGTGTCACGGCAGCTGTGTGCCTGA
- a CDS encoding DUF3037 domain-containing protein translates to MPAHSSFDYAIIRVVPRVEREEFINVGVALFCTTQRFLGVRVELDEARLKALAPDVDVDTVRDHLESFRRVSEGGRSAGPIGQLPQKDRWHWLVAPRSTILQTGPVHSGLSQEPQKALEHLMDTVVRVKHAR, encoded by the coding sequence GTGCCCGCGCACAGCTCGTTTGACTACGCCATCATCCGCGTGGTGCCCCGCGTGGAGCGCGAGGAGTTCATCAACGTGGGCGTCGCCCTCTTCTGCACCACGCAGCGCTTCCTGGGCGTGCGCGTGGAGCTGGACGAGGCGCGCCTGAAGGCCCTGGCCCCCGACGTGGACGTGGACACGGTGCGCGACCACCTGGAGAGCTTCCGCCGCGTCAGCGAGGGCGGCCGGAGCGCGGGCCCCATCGGCCAGCTTCCGCAGAAGGACCGCTGGCACTGGCTGGTGGCGCCGCGCAGCACCATCCTCCAGACGGGGCCGGTGCACTCGGGGCTGAGCCAGGAGCCCCAGAAGGCCCTGGAGCACCTGATGGACACCGTGGTGCGCGTGAAGCACGCGCGGTGA
- a CDS encoding HipA family kinase, with protein MPRTIVATRYVTPLREGGSLPAIVEAEDAGLYVVKFRGAGQGAKALIAEYIAAELARAAGLRVPEMVLMELDPALGRNEPDSEIRGLIKASEGLNLALDYLPGSVTFDPVAGPAPTAAEASAIVAFDAFITNVDRTPKNPNLLCWHRELWLIDHGASLYFHHAWVDWEERSQGRFAPIKDHVLLPWASLLPQAEATLRGKLTREVVEATVNGIPEGWLGAAESPFPTVEAHRAAYVTWLLKRVEALPAFIEEAARARAQLV; from the coding sequence ATGCCAAGGACCATTGTCGCCACGCGTTACGTGACGCCCCTGCGCGAGGGGGGTTCACTGCCCGCCATCGTCGAGGCGGAGGACGCGGGGCTGTATGTCGTGAAGTTCCGGGGAGCGGGCCAGGGGGCCAAGGCACTCATCGCGGAGTACATCGCGGCGGAGCTGGCGCGGGCGGCGGGCCTGCGGGTGCCGGAGATGGTGCTGATGGAGCTGGACCCGGCGCTGGGGCGCAACGAGCCGGACAGCGAGATTCGCGGCCTCATCAAGGCGAGCGAGGGGCTCAACCTGGCCTTGGACTACCTGCCGGGCTCGGTGACGTTCGACCCCGTGGCGGGGCCGGCGCCCACCGCGGCCGAGGCCTCCGCCATCGTCGCGTTCGACGCCTTCATCACCAACGTGGACCGCACGCCGAAGAACCCCAACCTCCTGTGCTGGCACCGGGAGCTGTGGCTCATCGACCATGGGGCCTCGCTCTACTTCCACCACGCCTGGGTGGACTGGGAGGAGCGCAGCCAGGGCCGCTTCGCGCCCATCAAGGACCACGTGCTCCTGCCGTGGGCCAGCCTGCTGCCCCAGGCGGAGGCCACCCTGCGCGGCAAGCTCACGCGCGAGGTGGTGGAGGCCACCGTCAACGGAATCCCGGAGGGCTGGCTCGGCGCGGCCGAGTCCCCCTTCCCCACGGTGGAGGCGCACCGCGCCGCCTACGTCACCTGGTTGCTCAAGCGCGTCGAGGCCCTGCCGGCCTTCATCGAGGAGGCGGCCCGTGCCCGCGCACAGCTCGTTTGA
- a CDS encoding M1 family aminopeptidase encodes MRCCHRHASEPALPQSRAFSLPGATEHYAAERPIRAEHVRIELSLDFDQGRITGVCTTRVSAVRLVSTLTFDAVDLDVSSVTVDGRPARFSNSGAHVRVELPLPLTPGNAAEVALHYAARPRRGLYFWGPEAAYPDRPRQAWTQNQDTDARCWFPCLDTPAQKATSELIATFPEGLMALSNGVLVTDSVREGRRTQHYRMEQPHSPYLITLAVGDFEELTDTVGTVPLRYLFPRGRREDALRCIRRTPEMVRVFQEATGEPFPWSGYAQVFLTEFIFGGMENTTATSLTDSVLHDARAHADYNAEPLISHELAHQWFGDLLTCRDWPHGWLNEGFATWFEVLWKERADGVDEADQHRLTDLEAYLSEVKERYARAIVSRRFHAPLDVFDRHLYEKGGLVLHELRRRLGDELFFRGLRHYVSRHRHGSVETVDLARAFEQATGHNLDGFFDQYVFAPGHPELKVEVRYEAEEARLRLKVRQVQRTDAGTPVFRLPLDVVVNTEGRDVLHRLEVTDAEHFFHLPCPAAPTQVRVDPRRDVLGTLDVDKSVGLWMEELRSAPESRARTEAAHALGRDGGFRAVEALGVALGDSRLFWGTRAASAKALGRIRTPEARARLLASLRAENPRVRRAVVAALGEFRRDAEVIALLRALLQSGDTSYFVEAEAARSYGKLRASDALTVLETTATRSSFQDVIAVGAMDGLAESQDPAAFALVEARTAYGQPPFLRRAATQAVAKLAEVAGRQREAVDLLSELLRDPMFRVQMGVFEAARTLGDRRIIGALEGTPLSDARARRAARETVRSLREGEPQARELAALREEVDALKEVTRAMRERLEVLTPSRVPEKPASGGARRAKAAGKKAPTARKKVGKPSKGGRRR; translated from the coding sequence ATGCGCTGCTGCCACCGTCACGCCTCCGAGCCCGCCCTCCCTCAGTCCCGTGCCTTCAGCCTCCCCGGCGCCACCGAGCACTACGCCGCCGAGCGGCCCATCCGCGCCGAGCACGTCCGCATCGAGCTGTCGCTCGACTTCGACCAGGGCCGTATCACCGGCGTCTGCACCACCCGCGTCTCCGCGGTCCGCCTGGTGTCCACGCTCACCTTCGACGCGGTGGACCTGGATGTCTCGAGCGTCACCGTGGACGGCCGGCCCGCGCGCTTCTCCAACTCCGGCGCACACGTGCGCGTGGAGCTGCCCCTGCCGCTCACCCCCGGCAACGCCGCGGAGGTCGCCCTCCACTACGCGGCCCGCCCCCGCCGGGGCCTGTACTTCTGGGGGCCCGAGGCCGCGTACCCGGACCGGCCGCGTCAGGCGTGGACGCAGAACCAGGACACGGACGCGCGCTGCTGGTTCCCCTGCCTGGACACCCCGGCACAGAAGGCCACGTCCGAGCTCATCGCCACCTTCCCCGAGGGATTGATGGCGCTGTCCAACGGCGTGCTCGTGACGGACAGCGTCCGGGAGGGCCGCCGCACGCAGCACTACCGGATGGAGCAGCCCCACTCGCCCTACCTCATCACGCTCGCGGTGGGGGACTTCGAGGAGCTGACGGACACGGTGGGCACCGTCCCGCTGCGCTACCTGTTCCCTCGGGGGCGCCGCGAGGACGCGCTGCGCTGCATCCGTCGCACTCCGGAGATGGTGCGCGTCTTCCAGGAGGCCACCGGGGAGCCCTTCCCGTGGAGCGGCTACGCGCAGGTGTTCCTCACCGAGTTCATCTTCGGCGGGATGGAGAACACCACGGCCACCAGCCTCACCGACTCCGTCCTCCACGACGCCCGCGCGCACGCCGACTACAACGCGGAGCCGCTCATCTCGCATGAGCTGGCGCACCAGTGGTTCGGGGACCTGCTCACCTGCCGCGACTGGCCCCATGGCTGGCTCAACGAGGGCTTCGCCACGTGGTTCGAGGTGCTGTGGAAGGAGCGCGCCGACGGGGTGGACGAGGCGGACCAGCACCGGCTCACGGACCTGGAGGCATACCTGTCGGAGGTGAAGGAGCGCTATGCGCGCGCCATCGTCTCGCGCCGGTTCCACGCGCCGCTGGATGTCTTCGACCGGCACCTCTACGAAAAGGGAGGGCTGGTCCTCCACGAGCTGCGCCGCCGGCTGGGCGATGAGCTGTTCTTCCGGGGCCTGCGTCACTACGTGTCGCGCCACCGCCACGGCTCGGTGGAGACGGTGGACCTGGCGCGGGCGTTCGAGCAGGCCACGGGCCACAACCTGGATGGGTTCTTCGACCAGTACGTCTTCGCGCCGGGCCACCCGGAGCTCAAGGTGGAGGTGCGCTACGAGGCCGAGGAGGCGAGGCTGCGCCTCAAGGTGAGGCAGGTGCAGCGCACGGACGCGGGCACGCCCGTGTTCCGGCTGCCGCTGGATGTCGTCGTCAACACGGAGGGGCGCGACGTGCTCCACCGGCTGGAGGTGACGGACGCGGAGCACTTCTTCCATCTGCCCTGCCCCGCCGCGCCCACGCAGGTGCGCGTGGACCCGAGGCGCGACGTGCTGGGCACGCTGGACGTGGACAAGTCCGTGGGGCTCTGGATGGAGGAGCTGCGGTCCGCGCCGGAGTCGCGCGCCCGCACGGAGGCCGCGCACGCGCTGGGGCGGGATGGAGGCTTCCGCGCGGTGGAGGCGTTAGGGGTGGCGCTGGGGGACTCGCGCCTGTTCTGGGGGACGCGTGCGGCGAGCGCCAAGGCCCTGGGACGCATCCGCACGCCCGAGGCGCGCGCGCGACTGCTCGCGTCCCTGCGCGCGGAGAACCCGAGGGTCCGCCGCGCGGTGGTGGCCGCGTTGGGGGAGTTCCGCCGCGACGCGGAGGTCATCGCGCTCCTGCGGGCACTGTTGCAGTCGGGAGACACCAGCTACTTCGTTGAAGCGGAGGCCGCGCGGAGCTACGGCAAGCTGCGGGCGTCGGATGCGCTGACGGTGCTGGAGACGACGGCCACGCGGTCATCGTTCCAGGATGTCATCGCGGTGGGCGCGATGGACGGGCTCGCCGAGTCGCAGGACCCGGCGGCCTTCGCGCTGGTGGAGGCGCGCACGGCCTATGGGCAGCCGCCCTTCCTGCGCCGCGCGGCGACGCAGGCGGTGGCGAAGCTGGCGGAGGTGGCGGGACGACAGCGCGAGGCGGTGGACCTGTTGTCCGAGCTGCTCCGGGACCCGATGTTCCGCGTGCAGATGGGCGTGTTCGAGGCGGCGCGGACACTCGGAGACCGGCGCATCATCGGTGCGTTGGAGGGCACGCCGCTGAGCGACGCACGGGCCCGGCGGGCTGCACGCGAGACGGTGCGCTCGCTGCGCGAGGGAGAGCCGCAGGCGCGGGAGCTGGCCGCGTTGCGCGAGGAGGTTGATGCGCTGAAGGAGGTCACTCGCGCCATGCGGGAACGTCTCGAGGTGCTCACGCCGTCGCGTGTTCCCGAGAAGCCCGCGAGCGGGGGCGCCCGTCGCGCGAAGGCTGCTGGCAAGAAGGCCCCCACTGCCCGCAAGAAGGTGGGCAAGCCGAGCAAGGGCGGACGGCGTCGGTAG
- a CDS encoding DUF6068 family protein: MLRKPTASFLSRSTLVCAALLLGAGCESTKPRAVSPSDGVPMSQNNPAEEQPPPGTPTGEATPPTSPTPSTPQKGHASSWQNARVGDRVVYAFSASRGGGRGNVETGAAAGMLTVEVSAVEGPWVWLTLAFTSDSGQPLELPRLARKLTLPVLTDTTRTLEAPREGTQTTEQPTAAGRTWEAKRYLRDNRPVDGPLENRLYALDAGPLYLTNGLLDASTTLSGFGGAGSYQLTLTDFRQGAGGSGKVPGMEWPLGPGTYFDREIESEGTKSVLRTCLGAERGFVLRQEATLPAGDKATPCRDFSQASGVPLEEVLLSFVWEGLDPKQWPPAIPNAAPPTRETLTVGSKQLSVLQVDSREGAEGVKQVGTRMFLVDPWDKSVDGLGHEARFSTLSDFLYRVTPKGKRESMGGSKLTGWGSWQP; this comes from the coding sequence ATGCTGCGAAAGCCCACCGCATCCTTCCTGTCGCGGTCCACGCTGGTCTGCGCGGCCCTCCTGCTTGGCGCGGGGTGTGAGAGCACGAAGCCGCGCGCCGTGAGCCCCTCGGATGGTGTTCCCATGTCCCAGAACAACCCGGCCGAGGAGCAGCCGCCCCCGGGCACTCCGACTGGCGAGGCCACGCCTCCGACGAGCCCCACGCCCTCCACGCCGCAGAAGGGCCACGCCTCCTCCTGGCAGAACGCGCGCGTGGGGGACCGCGTCGTCTACGCGTTCTCCGCGAGCCGGGGCGGTGGCCGTGGGAATGTCGAGACCGGCGCGGCCGCGGGCATGCTGACCGTGGAAGTCTCCGCGGTGGAGGGCCCGTGGGTGTGGCTGACGCTGGCCTTCACCAGCGACTCCGGGCAGCCGCTGGAGTTGCCGCGCCTGGCGCGCAAGCTGACCCTGCCCGTGCTCACGGACACCACGCGGACGCTCGAGGCGCCGCGCGAGGGCACGCAGACCACCGAGCAGCCCACGGCCGCCGGGCGCACCTGGGAGGCCAAGCGTTACCTGCGCGACAATCGCCCCGTGGACGGCCCGCTGGAGAACCGGCTGTACGCGCTGGACGCGGGGCCGCTGTACCTGACCAACGGCCTGCTCGACGCGAGCACCACGCTGTCGGGCTTCGGCGGAGCGGGCAGCTACCAGCTCACGCTGACCGACTTCCGCCAGGGCGCGGGGGGCAGCGGCAAGGTCCCCGGCATGGAGTGGCCCCTGGGCCCCGGGACGTACTTCGACCGGGAGATTGAATCCGAGGGGACGAAGTCCGTGCTGCGCACGTGCCTGGGCGCGGAGCGGGGCTTCGTGCTGCGCCAGGAAGCGACCCTGCCCGCCGGCGACAAGGCAACACCGTGCCGGGACTTCTCGCAGGCGAGCGGTGTACCCCTGGAGGAAGTACTGCTGTCTTTCGTCTGGGAGGGATTGGACCCCAAGCAGTGGCCGCCGGCCATCCCCAACGCCGCGCCTCCCACGCGTGAGACGCTGACGGTGGGCTCCAAGCAGCTCTCCGTGCTCCAGGTGGACTCGCGGGAAGGCGCGGAGGGCGTGAAGCAGGTGGGCACGCGGATGTTCCTCGTCGACCCGTGGGACAAGTCGGTGGACGGACTCGGCCACGAGGCGCGCTTCTCCACGCTCTCGGACTTCCTCTACCGCGTCACCCCCAAAGGCAAACGCGAGTCGATGGGCGGCTCGAAGCTGACGGGCTGGGGCTCGTGGCAGCCGTGA
- a CDS encoding DUF4286 family protein, protein MAAVTTALYVVVIEVEPGAEAAWNHWHEDTHVPEVLREPGFLGCRKWKDTERAPDGWARYVCHFELAGEADFARYTTSDAAKHLRAESLARFGTVTRYARQVLTEVKRF, encoded by the coding sequence GTGGCAGCCGTGACGACGGCGCTCTACGTCGTGGTCATCGAAGTGGAGCCCGGCGCGGAGGCCGCGTGGAATCACTGGCACGAGGACACCCACGTGCCCGAGGTGCTGCGCGAGCCGGGCTTCCTGGGCTGCCGCAAGTGGAAGGACACGGAGCGGGCGCCGGATGGCTGGGCCCGCTATGTGTGCCATTTCGAGCTGGCGGGCGAAGCGGACTTCGCCCGCTACACCACGAGCGACGCGGCGAAGCACCTTCGCGCCGAGTCGCTCGCCCGCTTCGGCACCGTGACGCGCTACGCCCGTCAGGTGCTCACCGAGGTGAAGCGCTTCTGA
- a CDS encoding J domain-containing protein, whose product MQFVLYFSDRQVREQLFAHVDGTRGLLLVTGVRHGPAMRSPEAREPFATLEFLHGRVLTQVLVADEGTPDGMWRDPLGDLADRLYPDSRDDAYAVTHGYLLLEDGHPRAVVRKHGLPADDLWFLEDALSQWTPRVPAPDPARRPGKKRPEPAPRAPRRPASSRARPAPEPHERDTGDPETTPPRGSRPHVPERKDAWTLLGLERGMTLDEARKVFRTLIAGYHPDKVAHLAPEFRELADRRTREILEAWEEVEGQLKSRA is encoded by the coding sequence GTGCAGTTCGTCCTCTACTTTTCAGACAGGCAGGTGCGCGAGCAGCTCTTCGCCCACGTGGACGGGACGCGAGGGTTGTTGCTGGTGACCGGGGTGCGTCATGGGCCGGCCATGCGCTCGCCCGAGGCGCGCGAGCCCTTCGCCACGCTGGAGTTCCTCCATGGCCGCGTGTTGACGCAGGTGCTCGTGGCCGACGAGGGCACCCCGGATGGCATGTGGAGGGACCCGCTGGGTGACCTGGCCGACCGGCTCTACCCGGACAGCCGGGATGACGCCTACGCCGTCACCCATGGCTACCTGCTGCTGGAGGACGGCCACCCGCGCGCCGTGGTGCGCAAGCACGGCCTGCCCGCCGACGACTTGTGGTTCCTGGAGGACGCGCTCAGTCAATGGACGCCGCGCGTGCCCGCGCCGGACCCCGCCCGGCGGCCCGGCAAGAAGCGTCCGGAGCCCGCGCCCCGAGCCCCCCGCCGGCCCGCGAGCAGCCGCGCCCGTCCCGCGCCGGAGCCGCACGAACGGGACACCGGGGACCCGGAGACCACCCCGCCCCGGGGCAGCCGTCCTCATGTGCCCGAGCGGAAGGACGCGTGGACGTTGCTGGGGTTGGAGCGGGGGATGACGCTGGACGAGGCGCGCAAGGTCTTCCGCACGCTCATCGCCGGCTATCACCCGGACAAGGTGGCGCACCTGGCGCCGGAGTTCCGTGAGCTGGCCGACCGCCGCACGCGCGAAATCCTGGAGGCGTGGGAAGAGGTGGAGGGCCAGCTCAAGTCCCGCGCCTGA
- a CDS encoding organic hydroperoxide resistance protein — protein MAPVTISPLYTAHATTHGGRNGEVKSSDGVIDLKLSMPKELGGAAAAGATNPEQLFAAGYSACFESALRLVAGKAGKKLGADAGIAASVTIGKTPDGGFGLSVELKGILPGIPRQEAEGLMHAAHEVCPYSRATRGNIDVKLSVAE, from the coding sequence ATGGCCCCCGTCACGATTTCGCCCCTGTACACCGCCCACGCCACCACCCATGGAGGCCGCAACGGCGAAGTGAAGTCCTCGGATGGTGTCATCGACCTGAAGCTGTCGATGCCCAAGGAGCTGGGCGGCGCGGCGGCGGCCGGGGCCACCAACCCCGAGCAGCTCTTCGCCGCGGGGTACTCCGCCTGCTTCGAGAGCGCGCTGCGCCTGGTGGCGGGCAAGGCCGGCAAGAAGCTGGGCGCCGACGCGGGCATCGCGGCGTCGGTCACCATCGGCAAGACGCCGGATGGGGGCTTCGGGCTGTCGGTGGAGCTCAAGGGCATCCTCCCCGGCATCCCCCGCCAGGAGGCCGAAGGGCTGATGCACGCGGCCCACGAGGTGTGCCCGTACTCGCGCGCCACGCGCGGCAACATCGACGTGAAGCTCTCTGTCGCGGAGTAG
- a CDS encoding endonuclease/exonuclease/phosphatase family protein, giving the protein MPDPSLRIVTYNVRYFGHMLRGLASTMGPKRRVAAALAALDPLPDIVCLQEVETTSLRSTIADRPKRPGETQLMAFMGRMDETFSAQSRDMPYEAFYFRAHHYKLGDVSLYTTGLAVLVNKRTLQVDKHNVDSPQSITHHHVLRLKDRKQSRICAHMRLLRREDGRPFHVFNTHLSLPTPFAREFWSTKDKMGCGVNQLHEARKLTDFMSAHSNSEPFVVCGDFNSPPSSPVFRYLTGDARLTCAQAAVGQIDPNVSRGFPTAGFMHMRMHLDHMFSGAGVRWLDTQETHPFGDLKSRFHGLSDHMPIVARFALDAVG; this is encoded by the coding sequence ATGCCCGACCCTTCGTTGCGAATCGTCACGTACAACGTCCGCTACTTCGGCCACATGCTCCGGGGCCTGGCCAGCACCATGGGCCCCAAGCGCCGCGTGGCCGCGGCCCTGGCGGCGCTGGACCCCTTGCCGGACATCGTGTGCCTGCAGGAAGTGGAGACGACGTCGCTGCGCAGCACCATCGCCGACCGCCCCAAGCGCCCTGGCGAAACGCAGCTCATGGCCTTCATGGGCCGCATGGATGAGACCTTCTCCGCCCAGTCGCGCGACATGCCCTACGAGGCGTTCTACTTCCGCGCGCACCACTACAAGCTGGGCGACGTGTCGCTCTACACCACGGGCCTGGCGGTGCTCGTCAACAAGCGCACGCTCCAGGTGGACAAGCACAACGTGGACTCGCCCCAGTCCATCACCCACCACCACGTGCTGAGACTGAAGGACCGCAAGCAGAGCCGCATCTGCGCGCACATGCGCCTCTTGCGCCGCGAGGACGGGCGCCCCTTCCACGTCTTCAACACGCACCTGAGCCTGCCCACGCCCTTCGCCCGCGAGTTCTGGTCCACCAAGGACAAGATGGGCTGCGGCGTCAACCAGCTCCACGAGGCGCGCAAGCTGACGGACTTCATGAGCGCGCACTCGAACAGCGAGCCCTTCGTCGTGTGCGGGGACTTCAACTCGCCGCCGTCCTCGCCCGTGTTCCGCTACCTCACGGGCGACGCACGGCTGACGTGCGCGCAGGCCGCCGTGGGACAGATTGACCCGAACGTGTCACGCGGCTTCCCCACCGCGGGCTTCATGCACATGCGCATGCACCTGGACCACATGTTCTCCGGCGCGGGCGTGCGGTGGCTCGACACGCAGGAGACGCATCCGTTCGGGGACCTCAAGAGCCGCTTCCACGGCCTGTCGGACCACATGCCCATCGTCGCGCGCTTCGCGCTGGACGCGGTGGGCTGA
- a CDS encoding S8 family serine peptidase, translating to MTVNRKPLSLPTSTPRTGEAARSESTAPARVVARPGKGGTDGFDSGKMTARPSNFVDRPTGHRPDPNAPVLPATAFAFGGNKVSVGSREASTPVTLTASATPNAAVKDLQTLTSTVSFDKDLPLESLKLNLDLAHSYRGDLVVKLTSPSGKTATVTDRQGGNADDVKGAFDLSTAFKGESAKGTWTLSVEDKARADTGTLKSWGLEASGKAQGPVDPKPRPSGPPVVAVFDGGVDFKHSDLSTGMWTNPNEVAGDGKDNDGNGVVDDIHGYNVGFNSGDVMKGDGTDHGTHVAGIIAADDNGKGNTGIAAGKAKVMSIGGLYDGADLLTNFERGVDYIVNMKQNHGVNVRALNASFGDEYRDAASQTRWKAAVQKLADADILLVAATANGNGSNLNDVADMPANIDLPNVITVASMDKRNDKLARFSSHGDKVVELAAVGEDVLSTVPGGDWEKMSGTSMATPTVAGAAALMFAANPDLTAAQVRDLLVKTVEVDPDLKGKVSTSGKLDIAAAVKAAKETVTTPPTSVTGR from the coding sequence ATGACTGTCAACCGCAAGCCGCTGTCGCTCCCGACGTCCACTCCTCGCACCGGCGAGGCCGCCCGTTCCGAGTCGACCGCGCCCGCGCGCGTGGTGGCCCGGCCTGGCAAGGGGGGCACCGACGGCTTCGACTCGGGGAAGATGACGGCCCGGCCCTCCAACTTCGTCGACCGCCCCACGGGCCACCGGCCGGACCCGAACGCGCCGGTGCTGCCGGCCACGGCCTTTGCGTTCGGCGGCAACAAGGTGTCGGTGGGCTCGCGGGAGGCGTCCACGCCCGTGACGCTGACGGCGTCGGCCACGCCGAACGCGGCGGTGAAGGACCTGCAGACGCTCACGTCCACGGTGAGCTTCGACAAGGACCTGCCGCTGGAGTCGCTGAAGCTGAACCTGGACCTGGCGCACTCGTACCGGGGCGACCTGGTGGTGAAGCTGACCAGCCCGTCCGGCAAGACGGCGACGGTGACGGACCGCCAGGGGGGCAACGCGGACGACGTGAAGGGCGCGTTCGACCTGAGCACCGCCTTCAAGGGCGAGTCGGCCAAGGGCACCTGGACGCTGTCGGTGGAGGACAAGGCCCGCGCGGACACGGGGACGCTGAAGAGCTGGGGCCTGGAGGCGTCCGGCAAGGCGCAGGGCCCGGTGGACCCCAAGCCGCGTCCCTCGGGTCCGCCAGTGGTCGCCGTGTTCGATGGCGGTGTGGACTTCAAGCACTCGGACCTGTCCACGGGCATGTGGACCAACCCGAATGAGGTCGCGGGCGACGGCAAGGACAACGATGGCAATGGCGTGGTGGATGACATCCACGGCTACAACGTGGGCTTCAACAGCGGCGACGTGATGAAGGGCGACGGCACGGACCACGGCACCCATGTGGCCGGCATCATCGCCGCGGACGACAACGGCAAGGGCAACACGGGCATCGCCGCGGGCAAGGCGAAGGTGATGAGCATCGGCGGCCTGTACGACGGGGCCGACCTGCTCACCAACTTCGAGCGGGGCGTGGACTACATCGTCAACATGAAGCAGAACCACGGCGTCAACGTCCGGGCCCTCAACGCCAGCTTCGGCGACGAGTACCGCGACGCGGCCTCGCAGACGCGCTGGAAGGCCGCTGTGCAGAAGCTGGCGGACGCGGACATCCTGCTCGTGGCGGCCACCGCCAACGGCAACGGCAGCAACCTGAACGACGTGGCGGACATGCCCGCCAACATCGACCTGCCCAACGTCATCACCGTGGCGTCCATGGACAAGCGCAACGACAAGCTGGCGCGCTTCTCCTCGCACGGCGACAAGGTGGTGGAGCTGGCCGCGGTGGGCGAGGACGTGCTCTCCACCGTGCCGGGCGGCGACTGGGAGAAGATGAGCGGCACCTCCATGGCCACCCCGACGGTGGCGGGCGCCGCGGCCCTGATGTTCGCCGCGAACCCCGACCTGACGGCCGCCCAGGTGCGCGACTTGCTGGTGAAGACGGTGGAGGTGGACCCCGACCTCAAGGGGAAGGTGAGCACCAGTGGCAAGCTGGACATCGCCGCCGCCGTGAAGGCCGCGAAGGAGACTGTCACCACGCCTCCCACCTCCGTCACCGGGCGCTAG